Proteins encoded together in one Halalkaliarchaeum sp. AArc-CO window:
- the metX gene encoding homoserine O-acetyltransferase gives MTEPTTSEGEPAADGGRREETAHESDVISVGEFTFECGESIPDLEVAYEAYGEFDGDNAVLVCHALTGSQNVARTPEADTGQAGQARAWWGDVIGAGKYVDTTEYYVVCANVPGSCYGTTGPSSEGPDGDPWGSDFPPVTVEDWARAQRRLLDELGVGRLHAVIGGSVGGMNVLEWAKRYPDDVRRIVPVAAAPRLDAQCLGLDAAARRAIRADPNWNGGDYYGEAQEPPKRGLAIARQIGHVMYHSKASMERKFGRRTAGREAAANAGTELFPQDHAGAYFPYREVESYLDYQAGKFVERFDANTYLYLTRAMDEYDLAADYGSDAAALAAFEGEALVISFTGDWHFTVEQSAEVARAFRAGDTPVAHHVVESDHGHDAFLVEPENVGPPIRDFLAEGVEGKSVTDTKIDEA, from the coding sequence ATGACAGAACCAACGACATCGGAAGGCGAGCCTGCGGCCGACGGCGGACGTCGCGAGGAGACCGCACACGAATCGGACGTGATCTCGGTCGGCGAGTTCACCTTCGAGTGCGGGGAGTCGATTCCGGACCTGGAGGTCGCATACGAGGCGTACGGCGAGTTCGACGGCGACAACGCTGTGCTGGTGTGTCACGCACTCACCGGGAGCCAGAACGTTGCCAGGACGCCGGAGGCAGACACCGGGCAGGCCGGCCAGGCGCGGGCCTGGTGGGGCGACGTCATCGGCGCGGGCAAGTACGTCGACACCACCGAGTACTACGTCGTCTGCGCCAACGTTCCGGGGTCGTGTTACGGGACGACCGGACCGTCGAGCGAGGGGCCGGACGGCGACCCCTGGGGATCTGACTTCCCGCCAGTGACGGTCGAAGACTGGGCCAGAGCCCAGCGCCGACTCCTGGACGAACTCGGCGTGGGGCGGCTGCACGCAGTGATCGGGGGAAGCGTCGGCGGGATGAACGTCCTCGAGTGGGCCAAACGGTATCCCGACGACGTCCGGCGGATCGTTCCGGTCGCGGCGGCGCCCAGGCTCGACGCGCAGTGTCTCGGACTCGACGCCGCCGCCAGGCGGGCGATCCGGGCGGATCCGAACTGGAACGGCGGCGACTACTACGGCGAGGCTCAGGAGCCGCCGAAGCGCGGGCTCGCGATCGCCCGGCAGATCGGCCACGTGATGTACCACTCGAAGGCGTCGATGGAGCGAAAGTTCGGCCGGCGGACAGCCGGTCGAGAAGCCGCAGCGAACGCCGGCACGGAGTTGTTCCCGCAGGATCACGCCGGTGCGTACTTCCCGTACCGGGAGGTGGAGTCGTACCTCGACTACCAGGCTGGCAAGTTCGTCGAGCGCTTCGACGCAAACACGTATCTGTATCTCACGCGGGCGATGGACGAGTACGACCTCGCGGCCGACTACGGCTCTGACGCGGCGGCGCTTGCGGCGTTCGAGGGGGAGGCGCTGGTGATCTCCTTTACGGGCGACTGGCATTTCACCGTCGAGCAGTCCGCCGAGGTGGCCCGGGCGTTCCGGGCCGGAGACACGCCGGTCGCCCACCACGTCGTCGAGTCGGATCACGGCCACGACGCGTTCCTGGTGGAACCCGAGAACGTCGGCCCGCCGATCCGGGACTTCCTCGCGGAGGGTGTCGAGGGCAAGTCGGTAACCGACACCAAAATCGACGAAGCGTAA
- a CDS encoding aminotransferase class I/II-fold pyridoxal phosphate-dependent enzyme, translated as MTRGFRTESLHAGAAPDPATGARATPIYRTTSYEFGDADTAADLYALRTDGDVYSRISNPTVRTLASRLATLEGGVGCVATASGMAAIDSITTVLARTGDNVVAAAEMYGGTSTYFRTIASRRGVDVRLVDPCSYDEYAAAIDDDTAFVHVETIANPSLLTPDLERLADVAHEHAVPLVVDNTFATPALCRPLEHGADVVWESTTKWLHGGGTTVGGVVVDGGTFPWDHPEADYPELSGENPAFDVDFAERFGDAALTHVLRHRALRILGNGQSPDDAWQTLQGIETLPLRMDRHCENAVIVAEELQDDPRVDWVSYPGLPEHPTHDNAERYLDGFGGMVTFGLSAGQAAARRFCESVELASFLANVGDSKTLVIHPASTTHAQLTPDEQREAGVPPDMVRLSVGIEDPADILGDIDAGLREATE; from the coding sequence ATGACTCGTGGGTTTCGAACGGAGAGTCTCCACGCCGGGGCCGCCCCGGACCCGGCGACCGGAGCGCGTGCGACGCCGATCTATCGGACGACGTCCTACGAGTTCGGCGACGCCGACACCGCCGCCGACCTGTACGCGCTCCGCACTGACGGGGACGTCTACTCTCGCATCTCTAATCCGACGGTGCGGACGCTTGCATCCCGGCTAGCCACGCTGGAGGGGGGCGTGGGCTGTGTCGCCACAGCCTCCGGGATGGCTGCGATCGACTCGATCACGACCGTCCTCGCACGCACCGGGGACAACGTCGTCGCCGCCGCGGAGATGTACGGCGGAACGAGCACGTACTTCCGGACGATCGCGTCGCGTCGGGGGGTCGACGTGCGCCTGGTCGATCCCTGCTCGTACGACGAGTACGCGGCGGCGATCGACGACGACACCGCGTTCGTCCACGTGGAGACGATCGCGAACCCGTCGCTTCTCACCCCGGACCTCGAGCGGCTCGCCGACGTCGCCCACGAGCACGCTGTTCCGCTCGTCGTCGACAACACGTTCGCCACGCCGGCGCTGTGTCGGCCGCTCGAACACGGCGCCGACGTCGTCTGGGAGTCGACGACGAAGTGGCTCCACGGCGGCGGCACGACGGTCGGCGGCGTCGTCGTCGACGGGGGGACGTTCCCGTGGGACCACCCGGAGGCCGACTACCCCGAACTCTCCGGCGAGAACCCCGCTTTCGACGTCGACTTCGCGGAACGGTTCGGCGACGCGGCGCTGACGCACGTCCTCCGACACCGGGCGCTTCGGATCCTCGGTAACGGCCAGTCGCCCGACGACGCCTGGCAGACGCTCCAGGGAATCGAGACGCTGCCGTTGCGGATGGACCGCCACTGTGAGAACGCCGTGATCGTCGCCGAGGAACTGCAGGACGATCCCCGCGTCGACTGGGTGAGCTATCCGGGGCTGCCGGAGCATCCGACCCACGACAACGCAGAGCGATATCTTGACGGGTTCGGGGGAATGGTGACGTTCGGGCTCTCTGCGGGGCAGGCGGCGGCACGGCGGTTCTGCGAGTCGGTCGAACTTGCAAGCTTCCTCGCGAACGTGGGCGACTCGAAGACGCTCGTGATTCATCCCGCCAGCACCACTCACGCCCAGTTGACCCCGGACGAACAGCGCGAGGCGGGGGTGCCGCCGGACATGGTTCGGCTGTCGGTCGGCATCGAGGATCCGGCCGACATTCTCGGCGACATCGACGCGGGACTGCGGGAGGCGACAGAATGA
- a CDS encoding 50S ribosomal protein L40e: MAKFEPAERRTLDKLICMRCNARNPTRADSCRKCGYSRLRPKAKERRSA; the protein is encoded by the coding sequence ATGGCCAAGTTCGAACCCGCAGAGCGCCGCACGCTGGACAAACTCATCTGTATGCGCTGTAACGCCCGGAACCCGACGCGGGCGGACAGTTGCCGCAAATGCGGCTACAGCCGTCTGCGTCCGAAAGCGAAGGAACGACGCAGCGCCTGA
- a CDS encoding DsrE/DsrF/DrsH-like family protein produces MSTDTSESEADDAGSSGVADAEPTVEGIDPAELQARIEELEEELSAVKSSTDDGQKSMTIIATKGSFDMAYPPLILASTAAAFGWDVVVFHTFWGLDILHEEKSRELKLSAVGNPSMPMPNALAALPGMDSVATKLMKRRIEENGTATIEELLELSLDTGVDLQACQMTMDLMGYEAEDLHDGVTTDVGAATALEHMADADVQLLI; encoded by the coding sequence ATGAGTACCGACACGTCAGAATCGGAGGCCGACGACGCCGGCTCCTCCGGGGTCGCCGACGCGGAGCCGACCGTCGAGGGGATCGACCCGGCGGAGCTTCAGGCCCGTATCGAGGAGCTGGAAGAGGAGCTGTCGGCGGTGAAGTCGTCGACCGACGACGGACAGAAGTCGATGACGATCATCGCCACGAAGGGGAGCTTCGACATGGCGTATCCCCCGCTGATCCTCGCAAGTACCGCGGCCGCGTTCGGGTGGGACGTCGTCGTGTTCCACACCTTCTGGGGACTGGACATCCTCCACGAGGAGAAGTCCAGGGAGCTCAAACTGAGCGCCGTCGGCAACCCGAGTATGCCGATGCCGAACGCGCTGGCTGCGTTGCCCGGCATGGACTCGGTTGCGACCAAGCTGATGAAGCGCCGGATCGAGGAGAACGGCACCGCGACGATCGAAGAGCTGCTCGAACTCTCCCTGGACACCGGCGTAGATCTCCAGGCCTGCCAGATGACGATGGATCTGATGGGCTATGAAGCGGAGGACCTCCACGACGGCGTCACGACCGACGTCGGCGCTGCGACGGCGCTGGAACACATGGCCGACGCCGACGTGCAGCTGTTGATCTGA
- a CDS encoding Ig-like domain-containing protein, whose amino-acid sequence MTFWGDQRAQALQVGAVLLFGFLIVGLAVYQISVVPEQNRQVEFDAYQDAARDVADLRGDVLASAGRDVTSTTTVKTGARYPPRAVFVNPPPSTGSLGLGDPTTVRIENAQAVSSEDANTQAYWDGTAREFETKPARFAPAYSDFEGLPIVVTGEASFRDAGDRLVPAGGQTLLQGDRLQLIAIDGDMDASGLETQVTTDPISAAERTVVVEGEGDEDITVEIAPGSDPAAWNETFGDRLLDREDVVAVEARDETVAVTLDGDRNYRLKLGKVELRERGDVVSADEPGVAYVVAKSDEVSTIAQGASKVLRVEVRDAFNNPAAGVDVEFEITEGSGELLYENVKTTERGEARTMFYPDSDESEITATVSAAETGVDEKVFIVYRIDPDDGGPGNGGPGNGGPGNGGPPWTR is encoded by the coding sequence ATGACGTTCTGGGGGGACCAGCGGGCGCAAGCGCTACAGGTCGGAGCCGTACTCCTGTTCGGCTTTCTGATCGTCGGGCTCGCGGTGTACCAGATCTCGGTGGTGCCCGAGCAGAACCGCCAGGTGGAGTTCGACGCCTACCAGGACGCCGCTCGCGACGTGGCCGACCTCAGGGGGGACGTGCTCGCGAGCGCCGGTCGGGACGTGACGTCGACGACGACGGTCAAAACCGGCGCGCGATACCCCCCGCGGGCGGTGTTCGTGAACCCGCCACCATCGACCGGGAGCCTCGGGCTCGGCGATCCGACGACCGTCCGGATCGAGAACGCACAGGCGGTCAGCTCCGAGGACGCCAACACGCAGGCGTACTGGGACGGCACCGCACGAGAGTTCGAGACGAAGCCGGCCCGGTTTGCCCCCGCCTACAGCGACTTCGAGGGGCTCCCGATCGTCGTGACCGGCGAGGCGTCGTTCCGGGACGCCGGCGACCGCCTCGTCCCGGCCGGCGGGCAGACGCTCCTGCAGGGCGACCGGCTCCAGTTGATCGCGATCGACGGCGACATGGACGCGAGCGGGCTGGAAACGCAGGTGACGACCGACCCGATAAGCGCCGCCGAGCGGACGGTCGTCGTCGAGGGCGAGGGCGACGAGGACATCACCGTCGAGATCGCGCCCGGGAGCGACCCGGCGGCCTGGAACGAGACGTTCGGCGACCGCCTGCTCGACCGCGAGGACGTCGTGGCGGTCGAGGCCCGGGACGAAACGGTCGCAGTCACGCTCGATGGCGACCGGAACTACCGGCTCAAACTGGGCAAGGTCGAACTCCGCGAACGCGGTGACGTCGTGAGCGCCGACGAACCCGGCGTCGCCTACGTCGTGGCGAAAAGCGACGAGGTGTCGACGATCGCACAGGGGGCGAGCAAGGTGCTTCGGGTGGAGGTTCGGGACGCGTTCAACAACCCGGCGGCCGGAGTCGACGTGGAGTTCGAAATAACGGAAGGGAGCGGGGAATTACTGTACGAAAACGTGAAGACGACCGAACGTGGAGAAGCGAGAACAATGTTTTATCCCGATTCCGATGAGTCTGAGATCACAGCAACAGTATCTGCTGCGGAGACTGGTGTTGATGAGAAGGTCTTCATAGTATATCGTATCGATCCAGATGACGGAGGGCCTGGAAACGGAGGGCCTGGAAACGGAGGGCCTGGAAACGGAGGGCCTCCGTGGACAAGGTAA
- a CDS encoding sulfurtransferase TusA family protein gives MSTEYTVTETLDVKGLNCPMPVVKAKQATDDLDADEVLEIVATDSGSMSDIDGWAGGTDGVELLEQEEREEGGETLYVHYVRKTQ, from the coding sequence ATGAGCACGGAATACACTGTCACGGAGACGCTCGACGTAAAAGGACTCAACTGCCCGATGCCTGTCGTGAAAGCGAAGCAGGCGACCGACGACCTCGACGCCGACGAGGTGCTCGAGATCGTCGCGACAGATTCGGGAAGCATGAGCGACATCGACGGCTGGGCCGGCGGCACCGACGGGGTCGAGCTGCTCGAACAGGAAGAACGCGAGGAGGGCGGTGAGACGTTGTACGTCCACTACGTCCGGAAAACCCAGTGA
- a CDS encoding DUF2150 family protein — protein MTEDEPVESFYSEERWQNWIERLREEELDPEEEDSARLLLNLQDDAAIAVAKILTAYEEGRIDDDRAVEEINDVREIVLTEVEFDDEDKLMLIDGVQTSLVPVFYAAEEFVVGGAVEEGTVEEYLRAAADAEHEEDLDAALGYVVQAGTLVIDGTELDVQIAEDIDYGLVSEWINGLDSLQSALADPEVVDEE, from the coding sequence ATGACCGAGGACGAGCCCGTCGAGTCGTTCTATTCGGAAGAACGCTGGCAGAACTGGATCGAACGCCTCCGTGAGGAGGAACTGGACCCCGAAGAGGAGGACTCCGCGCGCCTGCTTTTGAACCTCCAGGACGACGCCGCCATCGCGGTCGCGAAGATTCTGACCGCCTACGAGGAGGGCCGGATCGACGACGACCGCGCGGTCGAGGAGATCAACGACGTCCGGGAGATCGTACTCACCGAGGTGGAATTCGACGACGAGGACAAGCTGATGTTGATCGACGGCGTCCAGACAAGCCTCGTCCCCGTCTTTTACGCCGCCGAAGAGTTCGTCGTCGGCGGGGCGGTCGAGGAAGGCACCGTCGAAGAGTACCTCAGAGCCGCCGCCGACGCTGAACACGAAGAGGACCTCGACGCCGCACTGGGCTACGTCGTCCAGGCGGGGACGCTGGTGATCGACGGCACGGAACTCGACGTCCAGATCGCCGAAGACATCGACTACGGGCTCGTCTCCGAGTGGATCAACGGCCTCGACTCGCTGCAGTCGGCGCTTGCGGATCCGGAAGTCGTGGACGAGGAATAA
- a CDS encoding TatD family hydrolase, protein MDELDTPVLDNHLHLDPERGRGMDAVRDFVRLGGTHLLVVNKPSWHLDVEPDEPEQFRQVFETTIGIVAEASSLLPGTAWPVLGVHPTLISRLVDDRGFTPEEAADLMAGGLEIAAEYVAEGRALALKSGRPHYEAEPAVMDAANEVMKRAFELAADLDCAVQLHTEGAEDLTEIAEWAEDRGLDRTRVVKHYAGGRLAGPIPSVMSETERLRVAAKSDAPFLMETDFVDDPDRPGAVLGPKTVPRRVRWLLEEGHEEAVRRAHVETPALAYDVDTEATLGAAESAE, encoded by the coding sequence ATGGACGAACTCGACACGCCAGTACTGGACAACCATCTGCATCTCGACCCCGAACGCGGACGCGGTATGGACGCCGTCCGGGACTTCGTCCGGCTGGGCGGCACCCACCTCCTCGTGGTCAACAAACCCTCCTGGCACCTCGACGTCGAACCCGACGAGCCCGAGCAGTTCCGCCAGGTGTTCGAAACCACCATCGGGATCGTCGCGGAGGCGTCGTCGCTTTTGCCCGGCACGGCATGGCCCGTCCTGGGCGTACACCCGACCCTGATCAGTCGGCTCGTCGACGATCGGGGATTCACGCCCGAGGAGGCAGCAGACCTGATGGCCGGCGGACTGGAGATCGCCGCCGAGTACGTCGCGGAAGGCCGGGCGCTCGCCCTCAAGTCCGGGCGACCGCACTACGAGGCGGAGCCGGCAGTCATGGACGCCGCAAACGAGGTGATGAAACGCGCCTTCGAACTCGCAGCCGATCTCGACTGTGCGGTCCAGCTCCACACCGAAGGCGCCGAGGACCTCACCGAGATCGCCGAGTGGGCCGAAGACAGGGGGCTCGACCGGACGCGGGTGGTCAAACACTACGCCGGTGGACGCCTCGCGGGGCCGATCCCGAGCGTGATGAGCGAAACGGAGCGCCTCCGCGTCGCGGCCAAGTCCGACGCGCCGTTCCTGATGGAGACCGACTTCGTCGACGACCCCGACCGGCCGGGGGCGGTGCTCGGGCCGAAAACCGTCCCACGGCGGGTCCGATGGCTGCTCGAGGAGGGCCACGAGGAGGCCGTTCGGCGCGCGCACGTCGAGACGCCGGCGCTCGCGTACGACGTCGACACCGAGGCGACGCTTGGGGCCGCCGAGTCGGCGGAATAG